A portion of the Punica granatum isolate Tunisia-2019 chromosome 7, ASM765513v2, whole genome shotgun sequence genome contains these proteins:
- the LOC116214283 gene encoding selenium-binding protein 2: MAAAVGNDRACCKKGPGYATPLEAMSGPREALIYVTCVYSGTGIEKPDYLATVDVDPSSPSYSKVIHRLPVPYLNDELHHSGWNACSSCHGDPSADRRFLILPSLISGRIYVIDTKTDPRAPSLHKVVQPSDIVQKTGLAYPHTSHCLASGDIMISCLGDKDGKAEGNGFLLLDSDFNVKGRWEKSGHSPLFGYDFWYQPRYKTMISSSWGAPAAFTKGFNLQHISDGLYGRHLFVYAWPDGELKQTMDLGSTGLLPLEIRFLHDPSKAMGFVGCALTSNMVRFFKNDDDSWGHEVAISVKPLKVQNWILPEMPGLITDFLISLDDRFLYFVNWLHGDVRQYNIEDSKNPVLTGQVWVGGQIQKGSKVLAEGEDGKTRQFDVPEIKGNRLRGGPQMIQLSLDGKRLYVTNSLYSTWDHQFYPELVKKGSHMLQIDVDTEKGGLAINSNFFVDFAAEPDGPSLAHEMRYPGGDCTSDIWV; this comes from the exons atggCCGCAGCAGTGGGGAACGATCGCGCCTGTTGCAAGAAGGGGCCCGGCTACGCCACCCCGTTGGAGGCCATGTCTGGCCCCAGAGAGGCTCTCATCTATGTCACCTGCGTCTATTCAG GTACCGGAATAGAGAAACCAGATTATTTGGCTACAGTCGATGTGGACCCAAGCTCGCCTAGTTACTCGAAAGTCATCCACAGGCTGCCTGTCCCATACCTAAACGATGAATTGCACCATTCTGGTTGGAATGCATGCAGCTCTTGCCATGGAGATCCTTCCGCTGACAGGCGATTCCTGATCCTCCCATCGCTCAT CTCTGGTCGTATTTATGTGATCGATACGAAGACCGACCCGAGGGCTCCATCTCTCCACAAAGTTGTTCAGCCTTCGGATATTGTTCAGAAGACAGGACTGGCATATCCCCACACTTCCCATTGTCTTGCCTCTGGTGATATAATGATCTCCTGCCTCGGGGATAAAGATGGAAAGGCTGAAGGGAATGGCTTTCTTCTCCTTGACTCTGATTTCAATGTGAAAGGAAG GTGGGAGAAATCTGGGCACAGCCCACTGTTTGGCTATGATTTCTGGTACCAACCTCGATACAAGACAATGATCAGCTCCTCGTGGGGTGCCCCTGCTGCTTTCACCAAAGGATTTAATCTTCAGCACATATCAGATGGTCTATACGGTAGGCATTTGTTCGTGTATGCCTGGCCCGATGGTGAACTGAAGCAAACAATGGATCTTGGCAGTACAGGGCTTCTACCTCTCGAG ATAAGGTTCCTGCATGATCCATCCAAAGCCATGGGATTTGTTGGGTGTGCATTAACCAGCAATATGGTGCGGTTCTTCAAGAATGACGATGACTCATGGGGCCACGAG GTGGCAATATCTGTCAAGCCACTGAAAGTGCAGAACTGGATCCTCCCTGAAATGCCTGGGCTTATAACTGATTTTCTGATATCGCTCGATGATCGATTTCTGTACTTTGTGAACTGGCTTCACGGGGACGTGAGGCAGTATAACATTgaggactccaaaaatcccgtGCTGACTGGACAAGTGTGGGTCGGGGGACAGATTCAGAAAGGGAGCAAAGTCTTGGCCGAGGGAGAAGATGGAAAGACACGGCAGTTTGATGTCCCTGAGATCAAG GGAAATCGTCTGAGAGGAGGGCCCCAGATGATCCAGCTTAGCTTAGACGGGAAGCGTCTCTATGTTACCAACTCGCTCTACAGCACCTGGGACCACCAGTTCTACCCCGAGCTCGTGAAGAAGGGTTCCCACATGTTGCAGATTGACGTGGACACAGAGAAGGGCGGTCTTGCAATAAACTCGAATTTCTTTGTGGACTTTGCAGCTGAGCCTGATGGCCCATCCCTGGCCCACGAGATGAGGTATCCTGGCGGAGATTGCACCTCCGACATATGGGTCTAA